The Flavobacterium jumunjinense genome includes a region encoding these proteins:
- a CDS encoding DUF4135 domain-containing protein — protein sequence MHKKFNFIENLKYKENIINDFINYTNTSINDIAKFILKYESEICLEHNLIENAFEFNDLKNTQKFKHYLNRKYPYYKFLIKTINKKKYKNFKKLITDFEKDRNELIKLGFITNDVIFSIEFGKGDFHSHLKSTLILLFEDGNRLIYKPRKVNTEKFTESFIKILEQNLNLNLNLKIPQNLTKSTYSWHKYITHNATDSESYLKNIGHLLSLSYILNSRDFINDNIIINNDDIYLIDPESIISPNIENFGIYRSKINELFDTSVINSGILPVPYGSLDKTGMISALFFVENNDDNKHLPIINNKHFEIKREDIDTILKSFENISLQIQKNKTKILRELNSLFSKKIYIRLLFNTTELYATLINEMLIPEYLNDIEKYKVLLKKSFPNFKKTLKESIKKQILNLDVPFYYSDSKGSVYDGYKNLIFKKKEFGFNDCMKKTFIKIKNLDNEIIHFNSMLIRKTIELELDKRGMISIPDNTLVRLTNETEIKFNKENYLKASEKIALRLINESIVIGDDINWVHKSINPSNGSISVQPLSSDLYDGTIGISILLHYLSQYSENPIFRNTNNLLRKKNKTLIEKFITPKNKFYKTFSLSVFNFPLSNLLLDLHIYKDLTVDEFESNLTTYINFIKDILNDDLIEIEEFDYLQGISAIADKLIDIYVSHDFIKLNLKNDIEVILKKILLLIIDNSKDFGDSCAWSFKMQIGDTIVENYLNGFSHGVSGILFVLKKASMYFDIPELKNTIKKALNYEKSLFDNDTNSWYDFRLNKKDADMAAWCHGSAGIGLSKILLMSFEKNEAMKSELVYSCENIIKSLNLLNFSLCHGNLSNIEILKSAGRILQNDYYESISENFINKLSLEILNDKIPKVSETGNLNYNGMFIGLTGVAYQLLRFYNWEETPSIICLETNLYKYKTLH from the coding sequence ATGCATAAAAAATTTAATTTTATTGAAAATTTAAAATACAAAGAAAACATAATAAATGACTTCATTAATTATACAAATACTTCAATAAATGATATTGCTAAATTTATTTTAAAATATGAAAGTGAAATATGTTTAGAACATAATTTAATTGAAAACGCATTTGAATTTAACGACCTGAAGAATACACAAAAATTCAAACATTATTTAAATAGAAAATACCCCTACTATAAATTCTTAATAAAAACAATAAATAAAAAAAAATATAAGAATTTTAAAAAACTAATTACAGATTTTGAGAAAGATAGAAATGAACTTATTAAATTAGGTTTCATTACAAATGATGTCATTTTCTCAATCGAATTTGGAAAAGGTGATTTTCATTCTCATCTGAAATCTACTTTAATACTATTATTTGAAGATGGAAATAGATTAATTTACAAACCAAGAAAAGTCAATACAGAAAAATTTACAGAATCTTTTATTAAAATATTAGAACAGAATCTGAACTTAAATTTAAATTTAAAAATACCTCAAAATTTAACCAAATCCACTTACTCTTGGCATAAATATATAACACATAATGCTACTGATTCAGAGTCATATCTAAAAAATATAGGTCATTTATTATCTTTATCATATATATTAAATTCGAGAGATTTCATTAATGATAATATTATTATAAATAATGATGATATATACTTAATAGATCCAGAAAGCATAATTTCTCCAAATATTGAAAATTTTGGAATTTATAGATCTAAAATAAATGAATTATTTGATACTAGTGTGATCAATTCTGGAATTTTACCTGTACCTTATGGGAGCTTAGATAAAACAGGAATGATTTCTGCGCTTTTTTTTGTTGAAAACAATGATGATAATAAACATCTTCCAATAATAAACAACAAGCATTTTGAAATAAAGAGAGAAGATATTGATACTATTTTAAAATCATTCGAAAACATTTCTTTACAAATTCAAAAAAATAAAACTAAAATCTTGAGAGAATTAAATTCTCTTTTTAGTAAAAAAATTTATATTCGCCTTTTATTTAATACAACAGAATTATATGCAACACTAATTAATGAAATGTTGATTCCCGAATATCTTAATGATATAGAGAAGTATAAAGTTTTATTGAAAAAAAGTTTTCCTAATTTTAAAAAAACATTAAAAGAATCTATAAAAAAACAAATTTTAAATTTGGATGTGCCTTTCTATTATTCAGACTCAAAAGGCTCTGTATATGATGGTTATAAAAATTTAATCTTCAAAAAGAAAGAATTTGGTTTTAATGATTGCATGAAAAAAACATTTATTAAGATTAAAAATCTTGATAATGAAATAATTCATTTCAATTCTATGCTAATTAGAAAAACAATTGAATTGGAATTAGATAAAAGAGGTATGATTTCAATCCCTGACAATACATTAGTTAGATTGACAAATGAAACTGAAATTAAATTCAATAAAGAGAATTACCTCAAGGCTTCTGAAAAAATTGCATTAAGACTTATTAATGAATCAATAGTTATAGGTGATGACATCAATTGGGTTCATAAATCTATAAATCCTTCAAATGGTTCTATATCAGTTCAGCCGCTCTCATCTGATTTATATGATGGAACAATTGGTATATCAATACTTTTGCATTACTTATCTCAATATTCGGAAAATCCTATTTTTAGAAATACAAATAATTTACTGCGTAAAAAAAACAAAACCTTAATTGAAAAATTCATAACTCCTAAAAACAAATTCTATAAAACATTTTCATTATCCGTTTTCAACTTCCCTCTTTCTAATCTCCTTTTAGATTTGCATATTTATAAAGATTTGACAGTAGATGAATTTGAATCAAACTTAACTACATATATAAATTTTATTAAAGACATTTTAAACGATGATTTAATCGAAATAGAAGAATTCGATTATTTACAAGGTATTAGTGCTATAGCGGACAAGTTAATAGATATTTATGTATCACATGACTTCATAAAATTAAATTTAAAAAATGATATTGAAGTAATTTTAAAAAAAATATTATTGTTAATCATTGATAATAGTAAAGATTTCGGAGATTCATGTGCATGGTCATTTAAAATGCAAATTGGTGACACAATTGTGGAAAATTATTTAAACGGATTCTCTCATGGTGTTTCTGGAATTTTATTTGTTTTGAAAAAGGCTTCAATGTATTTTGATATTCCAGAGTTAAAGAATACAATAAAAAAAGCACTTAATTACGAGAAAAGCCTCTTCGATAACGATACAAATTCATGGTATGATTTTAGACTTAATAAAAAAGATGCTGATATGGCTGCTTGGTGTCATGGATCTGCTGGTATAGGTTTAAGCAAAATTTTACTAATGTCTTTTGAAAAAAATGAAGCAATGAAAAGTGAACTTGTTTATTCTTGTGAAAATATCATTAAATCATTAAATTTATTAAATTTTAGTTTGTGCCATGGGAACTTAAGTAATATTGAAATTTTAAAATCTGCAGGTAGAATACTTCAAAATGATTACTATGAATCAATATCTGAAAATTTTATTAATAAACTTAGTTTGGAAATATTAAATGATAAAATTCCAAAAGTTTCTGAAACTGGAAACTTAAATTATAATGGAATGTTTATTGGATTAACTGGTGTTGCATATCAATTATTACGTTTCTATAATTGGGAAGAAACACCTAGTATCATTTGCTTAGAAACAAACCTTTACAAATACAAAACCTTACATTAA
- a CDS encoding dual specificity protein phosphatase family protein, producing MKKKIIYLMLLLGAIYGGKYVYDMNINHNFETITEGKVYKSGVIPPEEIEGYVKKHGIKSIVDLRFPGTGDDVNNPEIPSELLAEKEAVEKIEGVNYFNNGSDQVPQQHNLDMFFKIMDNQDNYPVLIHCYHGVGRAEMYSAIYRIEYEGWDPNEARTSTRFLTKFSSFDIGKPKGDYLYNYKSRKDSLK from the coding sequence ATGAAAAAGAAAATAATTTATTTAATGCTTTTATTAGGAGCGATTTACGGAGGTAAATATGTTTATGATATGAACATTAATCATAACTTTGAAACAATAACAGAAGGTAAAGTATATAAAAGTGGAGTAATTCCGCCAGAAGAGATTGAAGGGTATGTTAAAAAACATGGTATAAAAAGTATTGTTGATTTGCGTTTTCCTGGAACAGGCGATGATGTTAATAACCCTGAAATTCCTTCAGAGTTATTAGCTGAAAAAGAAGCTGTTGAAAAAATTGAAGGTGTTAATTATTTTAATAATGGTTCCGACCAAGTGCCTCAACAGCATAATTTGGATATGTTTTTCAAGATTATGGACAATCAAGATAATTATCCGGTTTTAATTCATTGTTATCATGGAGTAGGAAGAGCCGAAATGTATTCTGCTATTTATAGAATTGAGTATGAAGGTTGGGATCCGAATGAAGCAAGAACCAGTACAAGATTCCTAACAAAATTCAGTTCGTTTGATATAGGTAAACCAAAAGGAGATTATTTATATAATTATAAGAGTAGAAAAGATAGTTTGAAATAA
- a CDS encoding ribosomal maturation YjgA family protein: MLYFNKRYFLLTILIFLIEVVIALYINDDFIRPYVGDILVVLLLFCFFKTFLKFSVFSIALFVLFFSFFIEFLQYINIVQKLGLEHSKTAKVVIGTSFSWIDLVCYFIGFITILIIEKYYPKKEHH; the protein is encoded by the coding sequence ATGTTATACTTCAATAAAAGATATTTCCTTTTAACTATTCTCATTTTCTTAATTGAAGTAGTAATCGCTTTATATATAAATGATGATTTTATCCGTCCTTATGTTGGAGATATATTAGTAGTTCTTTTATTGTTTTGTTTTTTTAAAACATTTCTAAAATTTTCAGTTTTTTCAATTGCACTTTTTGTACTCTTCTTTTCCTTTTTCATTGAGTTTCTACAATACATCAATATTGTTCAAAAACTAGGTTTAGAACATTCAAAAACAGCTAAGGTAGTTATTGGAACTTCTTTTTCTTGGATTGATTTAGTATGCTATTTCATTGGTTTTATTACTATTCTCATAATTGAAAAGTACTACCCTAAAAAAGAGCATCACTGA
- a CDS encoding LTA synthase family protein translates to MKSFFRLEEYKVLGYRILLAYLFYFIARVVFYIYNYEIVDVTSLTTFLKIAYHGLAFDTTAILYINGLFILLSILPFFINTDRKYQNGLFWLYFISNLSLYSLNFVDLIYYKYNFSRLTMAAWDIIKHEESKGAMAFRFLISYWDVFLLYFLVCVLWIFLYKRVKIKNNLRVEKKISYVAKSILGVLVVATLCIGGIRGDFKKSTRPINLVDANRHVEKIQQADLVLNSTFSFLRTLGVKTFKKTDFNISDEVIEANFKPIKLYSSNDPSKPNIVLIITESLGREYCGAFNKNANIKDYVSYTPFLDSLANHSMIYTNAYANGYKSIHGMSSIISGIPSFKDAFTSSPYAKQKIESLVSCLKGKGYDSSFFHGAPNGSMGFLGYGNILGFDHYYGMTEYGNDADFDGSWGIWDEPFMQFMNTTISKKEQPFFSTIFTVSSHEPYVVPEKYKGTFPKGNIKMHECVGYTDFAFKKFFEAAKKEPWYDNTIFVITADHCNLVNYMEDFYHNVMNRLAVPILIYKPNSDLVGVSDEIAQHIDIYPTILDMIGYDKPFRSWGRSLLTKENDIAPYLINYNSGNYYFMKDGYICVFDGNKVIGFYDENDKKLSNNLISKRNKKMDDLEKGCKGFIQDYFNTIIDKKLAKN, encoded by the coding sequence ATGAAGTCATTTTTTAGATTAGAAGAATATAAAGTTTTAGGGTATAGAATATTATTAGCCTATTTATTTTATTTTATTGCGAGAGTCGTCTTTTATATATATAATTATGAGATAGTTGATGTTACATCATTAACTACTTTTTTGAAAATTGCCTATCATGGATTGGCATTTGATACCACAGCTATTTTATATATTAACGGATTGTTTATTTTATTATCAATACTTCCATTTTTTATAAATACGGATAGAAAGTATCAAAATGGACTTTTTTGGCTCTATTTTATTTCAAACTTGAGTCTTTATTCGTTAAATTTTGTAGATTTAATTTACTATAAGTATAATTTCTCTAGATTAACAATGGCTGCTTGGGATATTATTAAACACGAGGAATCAAAAGGGGCAATGGCTTTTCGTTTTTTAATTAGCTATTGGGACGTTTTTCTTTTGTACTTTTTAGTTTGTGTGTTGTGGATTTTTTTATATAAAAGAGTAAAGATCAAAAATAACCTAAGAGTAGAAAAAAAAATCAGTTATGTTGCAAAATCAATACTCGGTGTTTTGGTTGTAGCAACATTATGTATTGGAGGAATTAGAGGAGATTTTAAGAAAAGTACACGACCAATTAATTTAGTTGACGCAAATAGACATGTTGAAAAAATTCAACAAGCTGATTTAGTTTTGAATTCTACTTTTTCATTTTTAAGAACTTTAGGAGTAAAGACATTTAAGAAAACAGATTTTAATATTTCTGATGAAGTAATTGAAGCTAATTTTAAACCTATTAAATTATATAGTTCTAATGATCCTTCTAAACCTAATATTGTTTTAATTATTACAGAAAGTTTAGGTAGAGAATATTGTGGTGCTTTTAATAAAAATGCGAACATTAAAGATTACGTTAGTTACACTCCATTTTTAGATTCATTAGCCAATCATAGTATGATTTATACGAATGCATATGCAAATGGATATAAGTCTATTCACGGAATGTCGTCTATCATTTCAGGAATTCCATCTTTTAAAGATGCTTTTACATCATCACCTTATGCGAAACAAAAAATAGAGTCTTTGGTTTCTTGCTTAAAAGGTAAAGGCTATGATAGTTCGTTTTTTCACGGTGCTCCAAATGGTTCCATGGGATTTTTAGGTTACGGTAATATTTTGGGTTTTGATCACTATTATGGAATGACAGAATATGGAAATGATGCTGATTTTGATGGTTCTTGGGGAATTTGGGATGAACCTTTCATGCAGTTTATGAATACTACAATAAGTAAGAAAGAACAACCTTTTTTTAGTACAATATTCACAGTTAGTTCGCATGAACCTTATGTCGTTCCGGAAAAATATAAAGGAACGTTTCCTAAAGGAAATATAAAAATGCATGAATGTGTTGGTTATACTGATTTTGCTTTCAAGAAATTTTTTGAAGCTGCCAAAAAGGAGCCTTGGTATGATAATACTATTTTCGTAATTACTGCCGATCATTGTAATTTGGTTAATTATATGGAAGATTTTTATCATAATGTAATGAATCGATTAGCTGTTCCTATTTTGATATACAAGCCGAATAGTGATTTAGTTGGTGTGAGTGATGAAATTGCACAGCATATTGACATTTATCCAACAATATTAGATATGATTGGTTATGACAAACCATTTAGGAGTTGGGGAAGAAGTCTTTTAACTAAAGAAAATGATATTGCCCCTTATTTAATTAATTATAATTCGGGTAACTATTATTTTATGAAAGATGGTTATATTTGCGTGTTTGACGGAAATAAAGTGATTGGTTTCTATGATGAGAATGATAAAAAATTATCCAATAATTTAATTTCAAAGCGTAATAAAAAAATGGATGATTTAGAAAAAGGCTGTAAAGGTTTCATTCAAGATTATTTCAATACAATTATAGATAAAAAATTAGCAAAAAATTAG
- the trpA gene encoding tryptophan synthase subunit alpha, with product MKRINTKLQENKKLLSIYFTAGYPKLNDTVEIIHELEKNGVDMIEIGLPFSDPLADGPTIQESSTIAIENGMTTALLFEQLKGIRETVKIPLIIMGYFNPMMQFGIEKFCQKCSEIGIDGFIIPDLPIDEYERHYKYIFQSYGLKNIFLITPQTSDERILKIDNHSDSFIYMVSTAAVTGSQSGFGTEQLEYFKRISNMNLKNPQIVGFGIKDKQTFTEATEHQKGAIIGSAFIKFLKDNPIEKIKNFISFLR from the coding sequence ATGAAAAGAATAAACACTAAACTTCAAGAAAATAAAAAATTATTATCCATCTATTTTACAGCTGGATATCCAAAATTAAATGATACTGTTGAAATCATTCATGAATTAGAAAAAAATGGTGTCGACATGATCGAAATTGGATTACCCTTTTCAGATCCTTTAGCAGATGGTCCTACAATTCAGGAAAGTTCAACAATTGCAATAGAAAACGGAATGACTACTGCGTTGTTATTTGAACAACTAAAAGGAATTAGAGAAACTGTAAAAATTCCACTAATTATTATGGGTTATTTTAATCCGATGATGCAATTTGGAATCGAAAAATTTTGTCAAAAATGCTCTGAAATTGGCATTGATGGGTTTATTATTCCAGATTTACCAATTGATGAATATGAAAGACATTATAAGTATATTTTTCAAAGTTATGGACTAAAAAACATATTTCTAATTACGCCACAAACATCTGATGAGCGTATCTTGAAAATTGACAATCATTCAGACAGTTTTATTTATATGGTTAGCACTGCTGCTGTTACAGGAAGTCAATCAGGTTTTGGAACAGAGCAATTAGAGTATTTTAAGAGAATTTCAAATATGAATCTAAAAAATCCTCAAATTGTTGGTTTTGGTATTAAAGACAAACAAACATTTACAGAAGCAACAGAACACCAAAAAGGAGCAATAATTGGAAGTGCTTTCATTAAATTTTTAAAAGACAACCCTATCGAGAAAATTAAAAATTTTATTTCTTTTTTGAGGTAG